Genomic segment of Pelmatolapia mariae isolate MD_Pm_ZW linkage group LG6, Pm_UMD_F_2, whole genome shotgun sequence:
TGAGTctctgcatgcatgcatgcagacATGCCTGTGTGTGCGGGCTCAGGAGCAGCGTTTCCTGCTTCACCCACTAATGCATGTACCACTCGATGAAGCATTGATGAGTTTTAACTTGGATTTTTGAGGCTGTTTCAGATTAACTGAACTGTTCTGTGGTCTGACCAATCAAAATGATTTTTGATTCCACCGTCTCTGAGATGGAGCAGACAGACAACCTGGTATGATATCGTTACACGATACATTTTGTAGCCATGATGGGCTGTGCGTTAGTGCACATGGTACGGTGAATTTGCTCCTGAGTGAAGAGCCCCTTAATGCTGACACATAAATGCAGGTTTTGGAATCACACAAATCACCATCAGATGATGTCTTTGGTTCAGAAGGTCTCAGCCTGTGAACATCTACGCCAGTATAAAGTTAGTTTCTGTTCATATAAATTTATggacacattcacactccgatggatgcatcacaAAGCAACGTGGAGttggtatcttgcccaaggatatttggcatgcagactgggatcaaaccaccaaccatctggttagtaggtgacctgctctgccaGCTGAGCTGCAGCCACAGGTGTCAGGATGTGGTCAGCTTTCACTGAAGTGATCAGACTACTGCTGGCTTGGGAACGCTTTGTTGTCCCCGTGGAAGAGCATCTGAGCTGCTGCCTCTGGTACCCACCCCCTGATAAGCAGCGATGGATGGGTGAGCTGGGATTATACTTCCCACGAGCTCACTATGCTCCAGTCAGATGTGAATGACGTAAACGTCACCATCAGGCAGCGAGCGTGAGGGTCCACGTGACCTCCTGATGACTGCGTGCGACATGGCTCCTCCTCTTTACTCAGCCACACTCACTGATGCCTGTAAATATGTGACCCACCTGTTTGTGATAGCATGGTGGAGACTAGGGTTGGGCGATATGTAAAAATTTTCCAACCGACAATCGTCAGTCCAATAATCAACGATGGGCGATATATTCACGCATGCGCAGACTTTTTGATGGGCGGAGCAATGTAATTATGCACGGACTGATTTGCATGTTTACAACACAGAAGTTCAAACATGGACGAACTAATTTCCAAAGACAATTAGGGCTGTCAGCGTTAACGCTGCATTAACGCGGTCATCGTGATTAATGCCATTAAAatctggagcgcagaatgaACAAACTTTGGATAAACTGCCCAAAATGcgttgacagagacatttcagaGATTTTGACTCTGTCATGCAGTCGTGTTTGTCGTGATGATGGCTCATTAACCCTGACAGCgctaaaaaaatatgaaatcacCAATTTGGGATGAAAAAGGTAAACCTAAGGATGGAACCAAAGCGCTGTGTCACTCGTGCAGACATATAGTGTGAGCAAAGTACTCAAACACGACTAACTTACATGAGCATGTACGCGTCCACCATCCAGCTGAGTACGCTAGGCTAtcagcagcttctgcagctCCAACACGCACTCTGAGGAGGGGCATTTGCTCGTAGATGAAAGAGGCCTTTTTAAAACAGCgctattattattcttttttttctgttgactgcTTCTATTAGCTCCATCATTATTAGCATATCTACTCATGGgtgaataaatacataaatcgCCCTTATAAAAACGAATGCTGATGGGCTCAGCCTATCGGCGACAGTCGATATATTCGTCCAATCGCCCAACCGTAGCGGAGACCTGCGGTGTTGTTTGAACAGCTCGTGTCTCCGTGCTGTGTTTTGGATTAGTTGCTTCATTCATCAGGAAATTCAACTAAAGACTAGCTGGACTAAGTGCACCCCTGGGCACACTGTGTTATCTAGTTGGGCAGCTCAGCAGTGCAGACCTATCCGAACTAGaaatgcttttactttgaaggattTTGCACTTCCTTTAACAGCGGCTGCTGTTTATCTGGGCTGTGGCAGGCTTTGGGCTTGTTTTCAGGGTGCCGTCACATTCTCACTAAATGGAGTTTAGATGTGCAGTTTGTGAAGCAGTGGGTCCCACCCCGCAGCCCACATCATTAGTCTGTGGCTACTACAAGTAATTTGACCTTAGAGGTAGTTTGATACCTGCTCAGCAGTAAGCACCGCTCATTCATCTTACCTGTCTCGTCCCGCAGGCTCTAGCAGATGAGTTTCTGGAGGGATCTCTTCCGCTGGACTCCTTCCTCGACCGATTCCTCTCCCTACGCTCACTCGCTCACAAAAGACGCGTACGGATAGAGAAACTCCAAGAAATCCTGCGACAGAGGAGCGAGGGCAATACCACCGCCATGACGTCGTCAGCATGCCTGAAAGAGGACTCTGCTACCCCGCTGTCACCGTGGGATCAACAGACAACAATAGCAACGACGACGAATCAACAGCAGCCGAGTTCCAAACCTCAGAACGCCTCTCAGCCCGTGTCCTCGTCTGCAGGGGGCTCTTCTGGGCTCCCCTACAGTCCATACCCCGTGTCGGGCCCTACTCCTCCTGCTGTAGTGGCAGCAGCAGGTTCTGTTCCAGCCAATACCCCGTCACAGTTCCCTCCTTACCCAGGTCCCACTTCATCTTTCCCTCCGGCAGGGAGCTACTCTGGCCCTAGCCCCCCTTTTGGGCCTCCAGCTTCGGCCAGCTGCCCTTACCCGGCCCAGCCCTCCTTTCCTTCGCCACATCCGGGCTCAGCATTTGGCCAGTACACCCCGAGCCACACTCAGAGTGGCCCTGCGCCCTACCCGGCCTCCTACAGCTACGGGGGCTACAGCTACCCATCCGGGCCTGCCTATTCCAATTCTCAGTCAGCAACAGGGAGACCCATGTACAGACCGGGATATGGAGTTCCACAGCCGTACTCCTGAAAGCACTACTGCTCCACTGTCTCTCTTCTTCTTAAATCTTTCCTCCTTTACTGTCTCACCATTTTCTCTTCCCTCACTCCTGCTCTACTCGCCCTAATCCTCCTCTCCCTGTCCTTTCTCCGATGCTCCCAGACTCAAGAGGTCTCTCGCTTTACTTTGTTGCACTATTTCTCTAATATCAGTCTGtctctgtttatttctttgccCTTCCTTTGTCGACCCACCAACTCCCCCTACTCTGGTCTCAGGTTGTTGCGTTTGTGTTTAAGCGTTCAAACACTGTCTCTGGTTCACTCACTTTCTTCCTTCTGCACATTGttgtctcctccctcctcttccgtgtcatttgtgtgtgtgtgtgtgtgtgtgtgtgtgtgtgtgtgtgttgctgtttggCAATCAGAAAGTCCTTATAGACACAAGTGCACTCCCCCTTATGACAAATACATGGCAAGAATCGCACTCTGTGACAGTGTCCCCATCCCCTGCCATAATCTGTGTGGTTCACATTGTTTTCTGTGAGCACCGACGAGATATGGAAGCTTTATGTTCTGCTTTGATGACCTCTGGGCTTAAACGATGCCATTAAAAAGGAGAAGGCCGGTACACAGTAAGATTCTTACATAAAGTTAAAGTGCAGGGTTTGAAGTTCCCATATTCTTATCTGTAGCTGCCCGGATATTCAGCTCTTCCAGTTGCAGGCGAATGTGAATGCGGCCACTTTGTTTCCTTTAACCAAAGAAACTTCTGCTGATGACACTGCTTTCATTCCTCTTCCTTTCATTAGTGTTTGACAGAGGAAGCAAACTGCAGCAAGAGATGTCACAGTACTACGTTTGTAGTAGTGCACACCAATGCCAGTAGCATTCTAGATACCAGAGTAAAAACAGCCGGTGACTATCtcgacagcagcagcagtgtgtgcagtgtttgtaaggacAGACGAGAGCACTGCTCAGTGTGCACTGCCCCTTTAAAACAAGAGCCCACAGTGTGTTACCTACAGTGCACTACATAGAAAATACCAAGTGTATTTTCAGGTCACAGTACATGTACAGCATTTGGTGTGGAAGCTACTGTAAGCATTGGTGCTGCGACGTCCCCAGCTGCAGCTGTGTCAGCATCTTCTCCTTTCAGCCCTGCTTAAAACACTCGAAGAGGAAACAGGCAGACTTGGGAAAATTCTTCAGATTCCTGATCCCGACTGTGATGTCCTTTCCTACTTTTCTGTAAAGTCAACAAACATGTCTGTTTCTGTGAGTGGAAGCCTAGCTGGAGATGACTCACAGGGCTGGTTTGTGCAGCACTAGCCGGAGAACTGACACTGTAGGCAGGTTTCTGGTCTTCATGAtcctttgttttgtattttttccaaTAAGTAATTCAAAGGGAAACACAGGAAGGGACGCTTGTCAGAACGGTCACTAACAGGAGACTAACGGTCACACTCTTAATTTCCTTATAAGCATGTATTATCGTGGAGAAGCTGACACAAAGGGATTAGTTGGTGTCACTCATGTTGCTGTGTACTCCCTgcacctctctgattggtccaTGGAGGCTCTCCAAAGTCaagctttgtgtatgtgtgcctgCTGGCTTCAAACACTTTGGCACTGCAGACCATCGTAGGTGAGGTGGAGGTGTTGAAGGGAATTtagtatgtgtgtatttttaaactGAAGTGCCAACATTGTGACAGACAAACGCATAAATCTCACATTTCTTTGGTGACGAGCTGTACCTTACATCCCTCGAAGTGATTGAACTGAATCTAAAGTGATCTGGGACTCAGAAATACTGCACCGCTACTAACACTCCAGAAAGCTGCATTAGTGAAGCGAGCTCAGAGTTTAGGCGActgaatgatgatgatgatgttaaaGAGGGGGAGGAATCCCGGTGTGGTTGTGCAGCGGAGAGCAGTATGCAGAAATCCTTTTTGTTTCAGTGCATGCCAGAGACTCAAAGATTTCCTTTCAGAGCAAAGTTGAACCTGCTGGATTATTTAGTAGAGATGCAGCTGTTAATCAAAACACAGTAAATCTGCATCATAGCTGCAGTCGGTACCTCAAGACAGGCTGTGCAGGCTTCAGCTGAGAGCTGGCTAATGCTAGGGCGAGCACTGTGCGGATACATTCAGTCATTATCGTAGCAGCCAGTGTGAGCCACGTTTCTTCAGATGTCACATGATTTAGAAGAAGTTGGATATCAGCTGACTTCCCTGCCAAGGTCAAAGATCACTGTTCATTCTTCCTGGTTTAAGAGCTGTCGCTAAGACTGCTAGCATAAAGGCTTTCACAGTGGCAGTAGCAGGTGCTGTGTTCAGTCAGTCAGCAAACACTCTTAAGTCTGGACCAGTCACTGTACACTTAGTCACACAGAGGTTTCTATGGTGTTTGGAGaggtcatttattttttatttaaccaggtTAGTATAACCATCCTCTGTTCCTCCGCCTGTCTGAAAGAGCCTGTGATGGACGGCTGACTGtcagaaagaaagcagaaatgtAAAGTGGCTCGCTGTGGTGAAGGAGAACATGCTCCACCACAGAGACGAGCATCAGAAGGTTCGCTCTTCTGAACAAGAAGGAGGGAGTCTGAGGAAACTGTCACTCGTATACCGTCTGCACATAGAAAACACTTTGAGGCACAGGTACAGTCAGCTGTTGAGTGTAACTGTGACCTGCCCTGTCTGTTGCTAGCCACAGAGCGCTAACCCATGGCAGTAAGGTTCTCTTTATAAACAGCTGGCTCACCATGCTGATGTCTGTCACAGAGCAAAGAGACCAGCATTAGCTCCTCTGCAGGGAACCATGTACCCCGAGGGCAGTGACTGGAGATGTATTTTAAACGTTTCATGGCAGTAGTAGATGTAATTGGCAgttcactgtttgtttttcctggtTTTAAGATTACTGCCAACTCTGAATTTATTAAATGCTTGATAGAAACTAACATATAAACAAATATTTCAGCATTAGGTGAATTTGTCTTTTATAAAGGGTGCCTTACTCCTCACAGGTAAATGTGGGCTGTAGCTGACAGAGTGCATGTGATGGCTCACCTGAATCAGCTCTCAGTACCTCAGACGTCCACACAGTGGCACCAGCTGACAGACTGGCGCCGTCTGATTGGATGAGAGCTGACGTCCCGATGCTGCACCTCTCTTGGTGCTAACGTCGCCCTCTGGTGTTACCTGTGAAGTcttactgcacacaca
This window contains:
- the vps37c gene encoding vacuolar protein sorting-associated protein 37C; amino-acid sequence: MEKLQDLSQSELQELLDSPERVESMALESDEIQNIQLEREMALASNRSLAEQNLDMKPRLESQKELLVERYSQLEAVRETYRQHCSLKDGMAGQVSPEALFSRLQTEGSKTEEESEALADEFLEGSLPLDSFLDRFLSLRSLAHKRRVRIEKLQEILRQRSEGNTTAMTSSACLKEDSATPLSPWDQQTTIATTTNQQQPSSKPQNASQPVSSSAGGSSGLPYSPYPVSGPTPPAVVAAAGSVPANTPSQFPPYPGPTSSFPPAGSYSGPSPPFGPPASASCPYPAQPSFPSPHPGSAFGQYTPSHTQSGPAPYPASYSYGGYSYPSGPAYSNSQSATGRPMYRPGYGVPQPYS